The following are from one region of the Actinoplanes sp. L3-i22 genome:
- the trpB gene encoding tryptophan synthase subunit beta, whose product MTAPSLPDLAGHFGRYGGRFVPEALIKALDELEAAYRSAKVDPEFQATFKDLLLNYAGTPSLLYPAKRLSAKLGAEILLKREDLNHTGAHKVRNVLGQALLAKRMGKPRVIAETGAGQHGVASATAAALLDLECVVYMGETDTQRQALNVARMRMLGATVVPVTNGSRTLKDALNEALRDWVSTVDSTHYLLGTAAGPHPFPEIVRDFVSGIGVEARQQCLDQIGRLPDAVAACVGGGSNAIGIFHEFVPDPSVRLYGFEAGGDGVETGRHAASITGGSVGVLHGNRTYLLQDEDGQTIESHSISAGLDYPGVGPEHAWLHDTGRATYEPVTDAEAMAAFQLLCRTEGIIPAIESSHALAGVAKIAPRLREELGRTPTIVVNLSGRGDKDVHTAGAYFGILDPVEAVVPGENT is encoded by the coding sequence ATGACGGCGCCGTCCCTTCCGGATCTGGCCGGCCACTTCGGTAGGTATGGTGGCCGGTTCGTTCCGGAGGCGCTGATCAAGGCTCTCGACGAGCTGGAGGCGGCGTACCGCTCGGCCAAGGTTGACCCGGAGTTCCAGGCGACCTTCAAGGACCTGCTGCTGAACTACGCGGGCACCCCGTCGCTGCTGTACCCGGCGAAGCGGCTGTCCGCGAAGCTCGGCGCGGAGATCCTGCTCAAGCGGGAGGACCTGAACCACACCGGCGCCCACAAGGTGCGCAACGTGCTGGGCCAGGCGCTGCTCGCCAAGCGGATGGGCAAGCCGCGGGTGATCGCCGAGACCGGCGCCGGCCAGCACGGCGTGGCCAGCGCGACCGCGGCCGCCCTGCTGGACCTCGAGTGCGTGGTCTACATGGGCGAGACGGACACCCAGCGGCAGGCGCTGAACGTGGCGCGGATGCGGATGCTCGGCGCCACCGTCGTCCCGGTCACCAACGGCTCGCGCACCCTGAAGGACGCGCTGAACGAGGCGCTGCGCGACTGGGTCTCGACCGTGGACTCCACGCACTACCTGCTCGGCACGGCGGCCGGCCCGCACCCGTTCCCGGAGATCGTCCGGGACTTCGTGAGCGGCATCGGCGTCGAGGCCCGGCAGCAGTGCCTGGATCAGATCGGCCGGCTGCCGGACGCGGTCGCGGCCTGTGTCGGCGGCGGCTCCAACGCGATCGGCATCTTCCACGAGTTCGTCCCGGACCCGTCGGTGCGGCTGTACGGCTTCGAGGCCGGCGGCGACGGCGTGGAGACCGGCCGGCACGCGGCGTCGATCACCGGCGGCTCGGTCGGCGTGCTGCACGGCAACCGGACCTATCTGTTGCAGGACGAGGACGGGCAGACCATCGAGTCGCACTCGATCTCGGCCGGCCTGGACTACCCGGGCGTCGGCCCGGAGCACGCCTGGCTGCACGACACCGGGCGGGCGACGTACGAGCCGGTCACCGACGCCGAGGCGATGGCGGCGTTCCAGCTGCTCTGCCGGACCGAGGGGATCATCCCGGCGATCGAGAGCTCGCACGCGCTGGCCGGGGTCGCGAAGATCGCCCCGCGGCTGCGCGAGGAGCTGGGCCGCACCCCGACCATCGTGGTGAACCTGTCCGGCCGCGGCGACAAGGACGTGCACACCGCGGGCGCCTACTTCGGCATCCTCGACCCGGTCGAGGCGGTCGTCCCCGGGGAGAACACGTGA
- the trpA gene encoding tryptophan synthase subunit alpha has translation MSIADTFAKAKAENRAVLVGCMPAGFPTVDHSIEQMIAMHEAGCDVIEVELPYSDPVMDGPVIQKASDIALANGVRTRDTLKIIEAVSAAGATVVLMTYWNPIEKYGVDAFARDLAAAGATGLITPDLIPDEAAEWIAASDKHRIDRTFLVAPSSTDERIAMTVANCRGFVYATALMGVTGARTSVSSQAPELVDRIRKADPAMPVGVGLGVGNGDQAAEVAAFADGVIVGSALIRCVLEAPDRAAGLGNLRALSAELAEGVRRR, from the coding sequence GTGAGCATCGCGGACACTTTCGCGAAGGCGAAGGCCGAGAACCGCGCGGTGCTGGTCGGCTGCATGCCGGCCGGCTTCCCGACGGTCGACCACAGCATCGAGCAGATGATCGCGATGCACGAGGCCGGCTGCGACGTGATCGAGGTCGAGCTGCCGTACTCCGATCCGGTGATGGACGGCCCGGTGATCCAGAAGGCCAGCGACATCGCGCTGGCCAACGGCGTCCGGACCAGGGACACCCTGAAGATCATCGAGGCGGTGTCCGCGGCCGGCGCCACGGTCGTCCTGATGACCTACTGGAACCCCATCGAGAAGTACGGCGTGGACGCGTTCGCCCGCGACCTCGCCGCCGCCGGGGCCACCGGGCTGATCACGCCCGACCTGATCCCGGACGAGGCCGCCGAGTGGATCGCCGCCTCGGACAAACACCGGATCGACCGGACGTTCCTGGTCGCGCCGTCGTCGACCGACGAGCGGATCGCGATGACCGTGGCGAACTGCCGGGGCTTCGTCTACGCCACCGCGCTGATGGGCGTCACCGGCGCCCGTACCTCGGTCTCCTCGCAGGCTCCCGAGCTGGTCGACCGGATCCGCAAGGCCGACCCGGCGATGCCGGTCGGGGTCGGGCTGGGCGTCGGCAACGGGGACCAGGCCGCCGAGGTGGCCGCGTTCGCGGACGGCGTGATCGTCGGCAGCGCGCTGATCCGCTGCGTGCTGGAGGCGCCCGACCGGGCCGCCGGGCTGGGCAACCTGCGGGCGCTCAGTGCCGAGCTGGCCGAGGGCGTGCGCCGCCGCTGA
- a CDS encoding pyridoxal 5'-phosphate synthase, which produces MLRTLPAMAGELSHFDLDRTPAEPRELFLRWFGEAVAAGVREPHAMNLATVDEDGLPDVRVLLLRDVDERGWQFATDRRSAKGRQLTARPDAALGFYWPEQGRQVRVRGKVFDLGLAASAADFLSRSPVSRTASLSSVQSDTMAEDSDITLALQEAERLLAADPDFVPESHAVYAVVPVSVEFWQGDPASRRHPRLRYRRSADSWVKERLWP; this is translated from the coding sequence TTGTTACGCACCCTCCCGGCGATGGCCGGCGAGCTGTCGCACTTCGACCTGGACCGCACCCCGGCCGAGCCGCGCGAGCTGTTCCTGCGCTGGTTCGGCGAGGCGGTCGCGGCCGGGGTACGCGAGCCGCACGCGATGAACCTCGCCACGGTCGACGAGGACGGGCTGCCGGACGTCCGGGTCCTGCTGCTGCGGGACGTGGACGAGCGGGGCTGGCAGTTCGCGACCGACCGCCGCAGCGCCAAGGGCCGGCAGCTCACCGCCCGGCCGGACGCGGCCCTCGGGTTCTACTGGCCGGAGCAGGGGCGGCAGGTCCGCGTACGCGGAAAGGTCTTCGATCTGGGTCTTGCGGCCTCGGCCGCGGATTTCCTGTCGCGCTCGCCGGTCTCCCGGACGGCGTCGCTGAGCAGCGTGCAGAGCGACACGATGGCCGAGGACTCGGACATCACCCTCGCGCTGCAGGAGGCCGAGCGGCTGCTGGCCGCCGACCCGGACTTCGTGCCGGAGAGCCACGCGGTCTACGCGGTGGTGCCGGTCAGCGTGGAGTTCTGGCAGGGCGATCCGGCCTCGCGACGGCATCCACGGCTGCGCTACCGCCGTTCGGCCGATTCCTGGGTGAAGGAACGGCTCTGGCCCTGA